One Anastrepha obliqua isolate idAnaObli1 chromosome 6, idAnaObli1_1.0, whole genome shotgun sequence DNA window includes the following coding sequences:
- the LOC129250262 gene encoding tigger transposable element-derived protein 1-like produces MSHNSPVIKAKRKAISLDTKIKILDQLTTGQGATAVGKHFGIPEATIRTIKKNETAIRKSVCSGTKISAKSSSYIRDVVKEKMEKALVIWIEDKSQKRIPVDGIAIKQTALRIYKRIKEVEPGTSSQSKQPEFSASTGWMTGFLKRHALHNVKIKGETASADELAAKKFPEKLRKIIEDGGYTPDQVWNVDESGLFWKKMPSRTYVAKSQKTAGGLKVAKDRVTLLFCSNASGERMLKPLLVNRALRPRSMKSVDFNKLPIHWTANKKAWMTSAIFTEWFQKYFISEVRRYMNAKCLEFKVLLILDNAPCHPLLEHPNVQFCYLPPNTTSLIQPLDQGIIATFKKYYIT; encoded by the coding sequence ATGTCACATAATTCACCTGTAATAAAAGCCAAGAGGAAGGCGATCAGTTtagatactaaaattaaaattttagatcaACTTACAACAGGACAAGGAGCAACGGCTGTAGGAAAGCATTTTGGTATTCCTGAAGCTACCATAAGAACGatcaagaaaaatgaaactGCGATTAGAAAATCGGTATGTTCTGGAACGAAAATAAGTGCTAAATCATCGTCATACATAAGAGATGTTGTCAAAGAGAAGATGGAAAAAGCTTTGGTAATATGGATTGAAGataaatcacaaaaaagaaTACCAGTAGATGGAATTGCTATCAAGCAAACTGCATTAAGAATTTATAAACGTATTAAAGAAGTTGAGCCAGGCACTTCATCTCAGTCAAAACAACCCGAATTTTCTGCAAGTACAGGTTGGATGACAGGTTTTCTTAAACGACATGCTCTCCATAATGTAAAAATTAAGGGAGAAACTGCGTCTGCAGATGAATTGGCTGCCAAAAAATTTCctgaaaaacttagaaaaattattgaagatggAGGATACACCCCAGATCAAGTTTGGAATGTAGATGAAAGTGGcctcttttggaaaaaaatgccgAGCAGAACTTATGTTGCAAAATCGCAGAAAACTGCCGGTGGTTTAAAAGTAGCAAAGGACCGTGTAACATTGTTGTTTTGTTCCAATGCTTCAGGAGAACGTATGTTAAAACCACTGCTAGTAAATCGTGCTTTAAGACCACGCTCGATGAaaagtgtagatttcaataaactgCCAATTCACTGGACAGCAAACAAAAAGGCATGGATGACCAGTGCAATCTTTACAGAATGGTTCCAGAAATACTTCATTTCAGAAGTTAGACGCTACATGAATGCAAAATGTCTAGAATTTAAAGTTCTTTTAATTCTAGACAATGCACCTTGCCATCCGCTCTTGGAGCACCCAAATGTGCAATTTTGCTATCTTCCGCCTAACACTACATCCTTAATACAACCGCTAGACCAAGGGATCATTGCTACTTTTAAAAAGTACTATATTACATAA